A section of the Cololabis saira isolate AMF1-May2022 chromosome 6, fColSai1.1, whole genome shotgun sequence genome encodes:
- the LOC133446391 gene encoding microtubule-associated protein 6-like, whose protein sequence is MARITFLYRQKEEVQRPDVQPGFQHVLVEAVCSSSAVSILPPHAWEDHGDPLVPHPEDHEDPLVPHPEDHEDPLVPHPEDQEELLVPHPEDHEELLVPHPEDHEELLVPHPEDHEELLVPHPEDHEDPLVPHPRRLRVHQGDGAGSPTLMLGPRTLR, encoded by the exons ATGGCAAGAATTACCTTTCTATACCGTCAAAag GAGGAGGTCCAGCGTCCTGATGTCCAGCCGGGATTTCAGCATGTCCTGGTGGAGGCCGTTTGCAGCAGCTCtgccgtctccatcctgccgcCACACGCGTGGGAGGATCACGGAGACCCactggtccctcatccagaggatcaCGAAGACCCactggtccctcatccagaggatcaCGAAGACCCactggtccctcatccagaggatcaagaggagctgctggtccctcatccagaggatcacgaggagctgctggtccctcatccagaggatcacgaggagctgctggtccctcatccagaggatcacgaggagctgctggtccctcatccagaggatcacgaggacccgctggtccctcatccacgGAGACTACGTGTCCATCAGGGAGACGGTGCTGGCAGCCCGACGTTGATGCTCGGACCGAGGACTCTGCGGTGA